A segment of the Neochlamydia sp. S13 genome:
TGGTAGAAAACTTGCCTACCATAAGCACCATCTCCATAAGCGGTTTTTATGCTCTTTGGTAGCTAAAAGATCATCTGGCTCGCTATTCAATCATCGGCTTGATTACTCTTTGTCACCTTACTTAACAAAATCTCATGCGAGTCTGGGCAAATACTTAAGTGAATCTTTCTCCAAATTCTTTGTTTGGCTTTGCCAGGCTGACGCACTTTCTACTCTCCCTCACCCTAAACGTTTACTCCAGAGGAATCAAAGGCTCTGCCTGTTAGACGCTTTAAGGCTTAGCTTTTTAATAAGCTCCTGTCCAAGCTCTTTAGCGCGCTTGCAGATGGGGGTATAACAAGGAATAGGTAGCCTTGAAAGCCAGCAAAGCAATCAACAACAAGAGAAATCCTTTGAACAGCTTAGAAGCGACAAATGATAAACCGCTTTAATCATCTATACGCATAGGATAGCGTCATTAGAGTAAGTTCTTGGGCGAGCCTCTTCTTCCCTGTATTTTTATTTTCCCTCCATCTTTTAATGCCTTCATTCGAAAACCATAAAGTTATGCTCCCTCTTTGCACTAAAGCTTTATTATAGTCGGAGCAGTTACGGATGCAGTAGTTAAGTTTTTTGCCCGTAACCTGCCTATATTTTTGTTATTGCAAGCTAATTCTATAGCTCCTTAAGTGTTGAAGAGCAATCTTATCGCATGCGCTTTTTATCATTTACGCAACTCTGCCTTGCAGAAAACTAAAAAACTTAAGTTTTTAATAAATGATAATATTAATATTGATAAAAAACGTAATAGCATGATAGATTTTCTTTTTGATTATTAATTTTGTAGAAGAGGTAATTATGTACTTTACAAGCATACCCGCTTTTGGATTTGAAACTTTTGCATGCAATGCCGAAAGTTGTTATAAAGAAATCGCTCAAAAAACTAGCCAGAAAACATTAAATTTACAAATGGCAAAGCTGAATGCCCAGATACCAGACCTACAAGAAACACCTTACTTTAATGGTCCTGAACACCAAAAGATAATGGATGAATCAATTACCAATGCAGCTAAAGGCGCATGGAAAACCGTCAATGTTGTAAAAGCATTAGGATATATTCCTTTAATCGGAACTCTAATTGGTATAGACCGTATTTCAAAGGCCATGAAAGCTACAAAAGATGAGCTGCCCAATAAATATAATCACATAGTTCGCGGATGTGTAGAGTTATTGAGTTTAGGATTTTTATTATTAATTCCTGATCTTATTTTAACTGGTTATAGAGCTTATAATGTAAGAAATAGGAATGTCATTACATCCTGAATCTACTCACTCTTCAGCCTATCTATCAAAAGAAGAAATGCTAATTTGATTGATTTTATCATGAATAGAAAATGCTTTATGTTGCAATCTCCTTATTGTTTTTTACTCACACGAGTAGGATTTTATAGCAAAATGGCGAAAAAATTATTTTAACTATTTGGTAGGCAAAATTCTATTCATGAACCTATCTGTTCTACTATCCTAAATGAATGCGCAACTGATAGGTATTACAGCACATGGTTAGCGCTCTAGCGGTCTTTTTAAGGGCATAGTAACTAGCGTTTGGATTCTCTATGCAGCAAACATATAGATTGTTTCTTGACATCAAGTTTTAAAGAAGCCTTTTATGGATAGTAACCGTAAGTTGCTATTCTTCCTGTCCGTAAATTGACTAGAGGATTTCCTAAATTTTGACAGAATGCCATGAGCGGTAGAGATGGCAAAAGTATTACAACTTATTCCAAGGAAGTTAAAAAATAGGGCAATCTGGACTTGAACCAGGGACCAACGGGTGATGAGGTCGGGAGTCCGCGTTACTAACCAAATACCATCCAACCGTTATGCACAAGATGCATAAGGCATTTACGAGGAAAATGCTACTGAAATGTAAGGTTTTTAAATATAGCAGTAAGCAAATGGCGCAGCAGTTTGCTTACTGCTATATTTTGTACACTACAAGAGGAGTGAAGTTAAAAACCAAGCTAGCCTAAGAAAATCTAAGCTAGCTAGTGTTAGCTTAGCTTATGCTAAAGAGCATAATTGGAAAGCAAATTCATGTCCTGCATACCCTGTGGTTAACATTGTATAAGGGTTTTCAAAAGCTGCACGGTATTTTTTCTGTTGAGCTTCACGCGATTCTTTCTCCTTATCATAAGCCTCTTTACGTTTTTCATACTCAGCTAAAAACTTTTCTGCATCTTTAGGATCAACTAAGTTTTTTATAGTTTTAATAGACCCCCATTGAGGTCTCGTTGGAGCAAAGTCTTTATATTCAGTATCAATAAAATAAATGCCATCTTCCGCAAAAAAGAAATTCCGTCCGAAAAAGTCATTATAACCTGTTTTTTCCAAAATGATCATAAACTCAATCGCTTCCTCCAAGGATAGCTTTCGGCTAACAGGTTTAACGCGTTCAGCATAGATCGTTAATTGATCTTCTTGTGGTATAAGCTCCAAACTGCTAGCTACGCTGAATGAAATACTTTTGACTCCCTCATTAATCACAGCAATTTTTTTAGGAACTTTAATATATTTTAAACCATTTTCTTGGACGAGCTTTTCTATGAACTTTTTTCCTTGAATGCGTCCAATTTGATCTATTTTGCTAATATATTTGCTTTTATCTAACTTATTAAACTCCTCCGCCGTAAGCAACAGGCCGCCTTTTCTTAAACCCTTCAGAAAACCTTCCACTATATTCTTTGTCGTAATTATATCCATATTACTAGCCAGAATACTAGGACCTGGCCAAAATAATGGTACTGTATCCATTCCTAGATGTTTTAGTTTTTTTACGATATCTTCATTGGCAAACGCATTCGCTACAAAAAATATTTTTATTTTTAAGTCTTCCTCAACGTTAATAAATTCTTCTTCTGAAAACGAGGAGTCATTTTGAAAGGCTCTTCGGATCCATACTTCTTCGGGGGATAAGATAATACCTTTCTTTCCCATAGCATCTAATAAAAGATCAGCTTCTTCTTTAGAACCATTTAAAGCAGCTTCAACAAATGCCGAGTTTATTTGTCCTTGAGCTTGTTCAATTACCGATGGATCTAACTCAAGCATTAACTTTGTAATGTCTGCATTACCTTTTCCAGCCCATAAAGTGAATAAAGTTTTCCCTTCTGAGGTTTTATCATTTAAATTTATTGGAAGATTTTTTTCTTTAATGATATTTAAAGCTTCTAAGGTGGAGGCAGAATTTAAAGTACAAATTCTAGGCGTTCCAGCCCCATCTTTTTCCAAAATAAATTTAAAGAATTCTTCCTCAGTAAGGATTGAATTATTTGCGTGTTTCAAGAAATGGCCAATAGGTGAGCCATAATGTCGATCAAAACTAAAGCAATAGTGTGGTTCTTGCTGGGCTATCTTTAAAAGTGCTTCAAGTACTGAACCTTCATATATCTTACACTCTCTGCCAAACTTTGCATGTGTAACTGGAATCAATTTTTGCTTTCCATCCCTTCTTACAACCGCAATATTTAATTCTTGGTCTTCAGAAATTTTAGTTCCCCCAAAAAGAAGCTTGGGCTCTAGATAAATGACTCTTCCCTCCTCAAGCTTAAATCTAGTCTGTTCTTCAAGAACAGCAAAACGCATATTTTCTTTTGACTTTGTAAAGAGGTTTCTTACCGACTTTGAGAAGAGAGCGAGACATAAAGTGTTAACAACTTCCAGTATTCCCATAAAGCCTCTTCTCATACGTTCAAAGGTAGAGAACATACGTTCTCTTTTTTCAATGATCCGATATCGACGCCCCTTATAGTCAGAACTTACTTTATCACCTTTCTCATCAACAATTCTGTTTTTGCTACTAAATTTTGTTGCCGGAACCCACCTATGATTAAGTGCAATTTCATGTACTGTATTAACAACTTTAAATGCTGGCATTATTTTACCTATTATTATAAGTTAAATAAAAAATATAACATAATTAAATTGAGAATAGCAACTAACAAAATTTATTATTAGCTTATAAAGAGATACAAATTATGATAAGCAGTGCAGCATCAAGATCAGGTAAGGATGGCAATAGATATGGCTTTTGAGGAGCATAAGAGACTTAAAGCAATGACAGCTTTTATAGGCTTCACTCTTAAAGATCCCGTTTTCAGTCGCCTTAGGGAGCATTTGCTTGATGAGCCCTACCATGAAACTTTAAAAGCTTTTAAGGAAGCCGATGAAGGAAAGGGTCTAATTTGTTGCAAAGATTCTCATGACTTTATTGATAAGCTCGGACTGAAATAAATGCTCAAAATTTCCTCTAGTAGCTAATCCAAAAAAGAATTTAAGCAGCAAGAAAAGAGAGGAAAAGACCTGAGAAAATCTCTCCAAGGGGCTGAAACACTTGCTCATGCAAAACCTTGTGATGCCAAACACAGAAAGCACAGGCTCGTTGAAAATTTTAAAGGCCGAGAGAACGAGATATTAAACCTGACTGGCTTCTTATTTACATTAAAACTGAGGAAGAGATCATTTTTAGATAAACAAGCACTCACTCTAGCCCCTGCAGATAAATTTACCGATTCTCAATAAAATTCTTTATTTTATGAATATATTGACGAACAGCTTTTCTCTCTTCCAAAACTTTCTTAGAACGCATCTAGTCTTTAAGAAGCCTATTTTTTTGAATAGCCGGTCCTTCTTCTGTCTTAGCTCCTGTGGGCTTCCCACCATATAGCCAATATCGGCCGTTTTCCATAGCGGGCTACCTGCATGGCTGATGGCTGTTTGTTCTAGCTTTTGCTCCGCATCTTTCCCAATAAAGTTTGATAAGTTCTTCATTGACTCGAATGTATGCTTTAATTTGAAAAGAGCACAGATAGTGAACCGCGCAATCAATTCCTTATGCTATGTAGGACAACAAGGGTATGGCCCCCCTAGAGGGCGCGCCTGGTCGCTCGGTAAGCCATTGAAAATTTTTCGCGAATTTTCATGTTTTCATTTCCTTATTTCTTTATTTCTGGTACATTAAAAGTAATGAACGAAGGAGAAAAATTATGTCTGCAAAAGGCCATATGTCCAGAATGACTATAGACGTTCCGGAAGAAGATCATAAAAGGCTTAAAGCTCTTGCCGCAGTTTTAGGTAAAAGTATGCGGGAGATCATTATTGGATGGATACACGAACATCTTTATAGTACCAACACTCCAAACGCTGAAACCCTTGAGGCTATAAAACAAATTGAGAGGAGCGAAAATCTAGTTGAAAGCGACAATATCGACGATCTCTTCAAAAAACTCGGTATCTAGATGCTTAAACCTATTCACCTACGCCTGTTTGAAAAGGAAGTAGTCAAAGCGAAGAAACGAGGCAAGGATATAGAAAAGCTCAAAGAAGTGATGAAGCTTTTAACTCTTGATGGACCGCTGCCACCAAAAAATCGCAATCATAAGCTAAAGGGTGATTATGTGGGTTACTGGGAATGCCACATTGAGCCTGATTGGCTACTGGTCTATAAAAAAACAGAAACGGAAATTATCTTTGCAAGAACAGGTTCTCATTCGGATCTTTTTTGAAGGGAGAAACTAATTTTTACACGATGATTATGATGAGTAAAGGCGTTGAAGTTATTCCAAATTATCAAAAGAATTATCAAAATAGTCAGCTTCCCGTAAGCAAATAACATCATATTTAAGATGGTGAGCAAAAACTCTCATAGGCATAGTTGCATGAACTTCTTGTAAAAGCGTTGATGTGTTAGCCTCTACATCAGAACTCAAGTCTTTAAAATACTCACCGAGCATTTGCTTTACTTCCTCCTCGTGAA
Coding sequences within it:
- a CDS encoding type II toxin-antitoxin system YafQ family toxin encodes the protein MLKPIHLRLFEKEVVKAKKRGKDIEKLKEVMKLLTLDGPLPPKNRNHKLKGDYVGYWECHIEPDWLLVYKKTETEIIFARTGSHSDLF